The genomic stretch CGATTCTTTTAACGTTGGAATAAATAGTTTTGAAAAAAACATGCTGGTTTTCAGAAGGTTAAGGCAGACAAACAGAAAGGATGATTCTATGCGCTAAAGGACTTTTGAGCAAGGGCAATATGATCCACATTATGGATTTCGAGCCAACCCTTGTGTATTTCCATATAGTGAACAGCGAATCCCCGGTCGATCATTTCCTGAATAAGGTCTGTGAAAGTCAGCTTCGAAATATCTCCTGACTCCTGAAAGGGACCGGTAAAGTTTTTAAGAACATCGTTATAAGTTTCGAGGAATTGTTCGGAACCTGTTTTGCTGAACCGGGCAAGCCCAATGAACTCGTGCGTTGCTGTTTCAGGATTTATTTTACTGCCGATCTTTGTAACTGTATTTTCACTTGTGAAGCGAATCTCCCTCCGCTTGGGTTTGTAGTAGTTTTTGGTGATAAGGTAGTCGTGAATATTGTCTTCATCTGGTTTGTGGTACTGGGTCGAATTGTCGGCAACGAGAACGATATCTTCTTTGCACCCAGTAAGCTTGCTGATTATATGGTCTTCCATGAGGATGTCAGAATACAGCATGATGAAACCATTGAGCATTTTTTCTTTAGCGACCATCAGCGAATTTAGTACCGACCCTTTCTGGTAGTCAGGGTTTTCCATAATATTGATGCCCTCAGCTTCCAGGTGTTCTTTTCCATATCCTGCTATGAGTGTTACGTCAGCAAGGTTTGACTTGTTCAATGTTTGAAGCTGATGCTCAATGAGTGGCATTCCACAAATCTCCAGCATCGCTTTAGGTTTTCCATTTAGAATATGTTTTAAAACCGGATCTTCCCCCGCGGCGGGGATAATAACTGGAATATTGGTGGTTTGTTCATCCTGCTGATCCTTTTCTTTGACTTCCAAAAAACCTACTGTTTTAAAAATTTCCCTGACGGGTGCACAGAGAGGGTCTGCCTCTATCGACCTTTGGTTGCGGAGAATAGTTTTTGCGGTTTCAGTCATCGCCTGATAGGCACTTCGTAATAGATGATTGGCATAAATAACGATATTGAAACCTGCGGCAGCCAGCTCATCTTCTGTGATCAGGTTATAAGTGGTGGGTACACACACTAGTGGTTTATCCAGATTTAAATCTTTTAAAATAAGCTTGTACTTTTCCGCGAACTCCAGTATTTCATCCGGACTTTTTGACTTGGAGTGGAT from Nitrospinota bacterium encodes the following:
- the aepX gene encoding phosphoenolpyruvate mutase; translated protein: MTLLNIILPEQRRGKLKALLEKGKLVRVLEAHNGLSGIIANTVEVVGESDGETVVRQFDAIWESSLTDSASKGHPDIEVVTFDSRLQSINEILAVTDKPMIVDGDTGGDANTFEYTVSKLEQAGVSAVIIEDKVFPKRNSLESGVQQNLQEPEVFAQKIRRGKSIQKSSEFMIIARIESLISGKPMQDAIDRATQYLKAGVDGIMIHSKSKSPDEILEFAEKYKLILKDLNLDKPLVCVPTTYNLITEDELAAAGFNIVIYANHLLRSAYQAMTETAKTILRNQRSIEADPLCAPVREIFKTVGFLEVKEKDQQDEQTTNIPVIIPAAGEDPVLKHILNGKPKAMLEICGMPLIEHQLQTLNKSNLADVTLIAGYGKEHLEAEGINIMENPDYQKGSVLNSLMVAKEKMLNGFIMLYSDILMEDHIISKLTGCKEDIVLVADNSTQYHKPDEDNIHDYLITKNYYKPKRREIRFTSENTVTKIGSKINPETATHEFIGLARFSKTGSEQFLETYNDVLKNFTGPFQESGDISKLTFTDLIQEMIDRGFAVHYMEIHKGWLEIHNVDHIALAQKSFSA